One window of Scheffersomyces stipitis CBS 6054 chromosome 1, whole genome shotgun sequence genomic DNA carries:
- the HCA4 gene encoding ATP-dependent RNA helicase DBP4 (Helicase CA4) (Helicase UF1): MAKPRRNNKNKKGQSRSQAREKEEAELLKLQERIDQYDPAVDEKSISQFSDLPITQETLRGLNESSFMSLTDIQKKTIPIALKGEDLMGTARTGSGKTLAFLIPVVESLIRNKITEHDGLAALIVSPTRELAVQTFEVLTKIGKYNTFSAGLVTGGKDVQYEKERVSRMNILVGTPGRISQHLNEAVGMETSNLQVLVLDEADRCLDMGFKKQIDNIVGHLPPTRQTLLFSATVSDSVKDLARLSLTNPKRIGVSSDQDVSATPESLDQYYIRIPLDEKLDVLWSFIKSHLKSKILVFFSSSKQVQYAYETFRTLQPGISLLKLYGRHKQTSRLETTVKFTQAQYACLFATDIVARGLDFPAIDWVVQVDCPEDAVTYVHRVGRAARFGRQGKSLLMLLPSEEEGMLKRLENNKIEPKFMNIKQKSKKSIRPQLQSLCFKDPMIKNLGQRAFISYYKSVYIQKDKDVFKVEELPSEKYAASLGLPGAPKIKIKGGSSSKEKKNASRQLVALSKTNEDGESVENEASKVRTKYDRMFERKNQNVLSEHYLKLNGSQTKEDEDEEEEDDFMSVKRKDHELTEVELPDLTIPVSKRQAKKALSKKLSISTKGNPTKLKFDDEGVAHAIYELEDEEDFIKRGDAKEQKKAFVSRETEVMNEADEEDKIMAKEKRQEKKRKRKEVEKRMRDEELQSGDDEETVYTLGGDVDLERDMEYSTDEEEQPQNKKPKWFENDKHNRKNPVNHIVEIDEPETLEDLESLTARLLQH; this comes from the coding sequence ATGGCCAAACCTCGTCGAAACaataagaacaagaagGGCCAGTCGAGATCTCAAGCCCgtgaaaaagaagaggcCGAGTTGCTCAAATTGCAAGAGAGAATAGACCAATATGATCCTGCGGTAGATGAAAAATCTATATCTCAGTTCAGCGACTTGCCCATTACCCAGGAAACTCTCCGTGGACTCAACGAGTCCAGTTTCATGTCACTCACAGAtattcagaagaagacaatacCTATAGCTTTGAAGGGAGAAGATCTTATGGGGACAGCCAGAACTGGCTCTGGTAAAACTTTGGCATTCTTGATTCCTGTGGTGGAGTCTTTAATAAGAAACAAGATCACTGAGCACGATGGTCTTGCTGCTTTGATTGTTTCTCCTACCAGAGAGCTTGCGGTCCAGACTTTTGAGGTTTTGACGAAAATCGGCAAGTACAACACTTTCTCAGCCGGTTTAGTTACTGGAGGAAAGGATGTCCAGTACGAGAAGGAAAGAGTTTCACGTATGAATATTCTTGTAGGTACACCAGGTAGAATTTCTCAACATCTTAACGAGGCTGTAGGAATGGAAACATCCAATTTGCAGGTGTTGGTGTTAGACGAAGCTGACAGATGTTTGGATATGGgattcaagaaacagataGATAACATTGTGGGCCATTTACCTCCTACTAGACAAACCCTTTTGTTCTCCGCTACAGTTTCTGATAGTGTTAAGGACTTAGCCAGATTATCTTTGACAAATCCTAAAAGAATCGGAGTATCATCTGACCAGGATGTCTCTGCTACACCTGAATCCTTGGATCAGTACTATATCAGAATTCCTTTGGATGAGAAGCTAGATGTGCTTTGGTCTTTCATTAAGTCGCATTTGAAGAGTAAGATATTGGTGtttttttcttcatcaaagcAGGTTCAATACGCTTATGAGACGTTCCGTACTTTGCAGCCCGGTATCTCTTTGTTAAAGTTGTATGGCCGACACAAGCAGACATCTCGTCTTGAAACCACCGTAAAATTCACACAGGCTCAGTATGCCTGTCTTTTCGCTACTGACATCGTAGCCAGAGGTTTGGACTTTCCGGCCATAGACTGGGTTGTGCAAGTAGATTGTCCTGAAGATGCGGTCACTTATGTCCATAGAGTGGGACGTGCTGCTCGTTTCGGACGCCAAGGTAAGTCTCTCTTGATGTTGCTAccatcagaagaagaaggtatgTTGAAGCGCTTGgagaacaacaagattgAACCCAAGTTCATGAACATTAAGcagaagagcaagaagagcATCAGACCACAATTGCAGTCTTTGTGTTTCAAAGACCCAATGATCAAGAATCTCGGTCAGAGGGCTTTTATCTCGTACTACAAATCGGTGTATATACAGAAAGATAAGGATGTgttcaaagttgaagaattgccATCTGAAAAGTATGCTGCTTCGTTGGGTTTGCCAGGAGCTCCTAAAATCAAGATAAAGGGAGGAAGCTCTagcaaagagaagaagaatgctTCTAGACAACTTGTAGCATTGTCCAAGACTAACGAGGATGGAGAGTCTGTGGAGAATGAAGCTTCTAAAGTTAGAACCAAGTACGACCGTATgtttgaaagaaagaaccagaacGTTTTGTCTGAACACTACTTGAAGTTAAACGGTAGCCAGACtaaggaagatgaagacgaagaagaagaagatgacttCATGTCTGTGAAAAGAAAGGACCACGAGTTAACAGAGGTAGAATTACCTGACTTGACTATTCCAGTTTCGAAGAGACAAGCCAAGAAGGCtctttccaagaagttgtctaTTTCTACTAAAGGCAACCCtacgaagttgaagtttgatgatgaagGAGTTGCGCATGCCATTtatgaattggaagacgaagaagacttcaTCAAGCGGGGCGATGCCAaagagcagaagaaggcatTTGTTTCAAGGGAAACTGAAGTAATGAACGAAGCCGACGAGGAAGACAAGATAATGGCTAAGGAAAagagacaagaaaagaagaggaaaagaaaggaaGTGGAAAAAAGAATGAGAGATGAGGAATTACAACTGGGcgacgacgaagaaaccGTCTACACCCTTGGCGGAGATGTAGACTTAGAAAGAGACATGGAGTACTCTACTGATGAGGAAGAACAGCCACAGAATAAGAAGCCTAAGTGgtttgaaaatgacaagCACAACAGGAAGAATCCAGTTAACCATATCGTGGAAATCGACGAGCCAGAAACtttggaagatttggaatCTTTGACGGCCAGATTGTTACAGCATTAA
- the RPC53 gene encoding RNA polymerase III (C) subunit (with sequence similarity to human BN51 protein), protein MSNRLESLNSKKPGSTPGPKTSLKFKPKVVPRKSKEDRAKEAPIQVKEEPNSRSLSARGGRGGARGGRGRGGRNNYAGTHLVSSGPLSSGSVSIGNASGSKLGLTADRSYNSVSPTPEFLQNLKLKDRTKSPTPGLDSDEEEDDPTKINMTQQYRFADEETVLFPVRPERDEEEGADKEVIKIESSTTTRDNTPGITSTIPSRETTVKSEHIDEKLEQILQNKAKLQNRQIVDVFDREEASKMITDHQEILDMLTSRFGSLTTESVDVDENTEEIDKPQPKYITMQLPKVLPEYTSKSTVKSESEPEEINNDDSTQSRTHIASHASTLRGQIGHLNIHQSGKFTINIGSNINLGVSKGVATNFLQELVVIDLDEQEQSEDVEMMDEEGKKVRGRIIRLGEVDGKIIGTPLIS, encoded by the coding sequence ATGTCCAACAGGTTGGAGTCGTTGAACTCCAAGAAACCCGGTTCGACTCCTGGACCCAAAACATCACTCAAGTTCAAGCCCAAAGTTGTTCCCAGAAAAtccaaagaagacagaGCCAAAGAAGCTCCAATAcaagtcaaagaagaacccAACTCCAGATCTCTTTCGGCACGTGGAGGAAGAGGTGGTGCAAGGGGTGGCCGTGGTCGTGGTGGCCGCAACAACTATGCTGGCACTCATTTAGTCTCGCTGGGACCACTTTCATCTGGATCTGTGTCCATTGGTAATGCTTCTGGATCCAAGTTGGGTTTAACAGCTGATAGAAGTTACAATTCCGTTTCACCAACCCCGGAATTCCTCCAGAATTTGAAACTAAAGGACCGCACAAAGTCACCAACACCTGGACTAGActcagatgaagaagaggacgaTCCTACAAAGATCAACATGACACAGCAGTATAGATTtgcagatgaagaaacagttCTTTTCCCAGTCAGACCAGAACgagacgaagaagaaggcgCAGACAAGGAGGTGATCAAGATCGAGTCTCTGACAACAACTAGAGACAATACGCCAGGGATAACATCGACAATTCCTTCACGAGAAACGACTGTAAAGAGTGAACATATCGATGAGAAACTCGAACAGATTCTTCAGAACAAGgcaaaattgcaaaacaGACAGATTGTAGACGTTTTTGACCGCGAAGAGGCCAGCAAGATGATTACAGACCACCAGGAGATCTTGGATATGTTGACGTCGAGATTTGGTTCGTTGACTACGGAAAGTGTAGATGTGGACGAGAacacagaagaaatagacaaGCCACAACCAAAGTACATCACTATGCAATTGCCCAAGGTATTGCCTGAATATACCAGCAAATCAACTGTGaagtcagaatcagaacCCGAGGAGatcaacaacgacgatTCTACTCAAAGCAGAACCCACATTGCTTCTCACGCCAGTACTCTCAGGGGCCAGATCGGTCATCTTAACATCCACCAATCGGGCAAATTCACAATCAACATTGGCAGTAATATCAACCTTGGTGTTTCCAAGGGTGTGGCGACAAATTTCCTTCAGGAGCTAGTAGTTATCGACCTCGACGAACAAGAACAGTCTGAAGATGTCGAGATGATGGATGAAGAGGGTAAGAAGGTTAGAGGTAGAATAATCCGTTtaggagaagttgatggaaagaTTATTGGCACACCGCTTATCAGTTAA
- a CDS encoding predicted protein: MADKFPAIESVDDDSIVAGQDDVAGADFLSREQELLGDEFKTEQDREVLAASDDEINEFNEQFPDVEESAAVAVPVVASEAEDDYEFSQPVASKFEGESAPLKEWKQRRDLEISERESANSKKKQEIVAKAQQTVDDFYDNYNIKKEQHSKEVLKEQDEYLEKRDGFLKRGTLWDRVNEIVSEVGDLPESEDRDKSRFKDLLGKLKGKENAPGAGGY, translated from the coding sequence ATGGCCGACAAGTTTCCTGCTATAGAATCCGTAGATGACGATTCAATTGTCGCTGGACAAGACGACGTCGCTGGTGCCGACTTCCTCTCACGTGAGCAGGAGCTTCTTGGTGACGAGTTCAAGACCGAACAAGACCGAGAAGTGTTGGCTGCTAGTGACGATGAAATAAACGAGTTCAACGAGCAGTTCCCCGATGTCGAAGAGAGTGCTGCAGTTGCTGTGCCGGTTGTGGCCTCTGAAGCCGAAGACGACTACGAATTCTCCCAGCCTGTTGCCTCCAAGTTTGAAGGTGAATCGGCTCCGTTAAAGGAGTGGAAACAACGTCGTGATTTGGAAATCAGCGAAAGAGAAAGTGCcaacagcaagaagaagcaagaaaTCGTCGCTAAGGCCCAACAAACTGTTGATGACTTCTACGACAACTATaatatcaagaaggaacaaCATTCGAAGGAAGTCTTGAAGGAACAGGACGAATATTTGGAGAAGAGAGAtggtttcttgaaaagaggAACTTTGTGGGATCGTGTCAACGAGATTGTAAGCGAAGTTGGCGACTTGCCAGAGAGCGAAGACAGAGACAAGTCTAGATTCAAAGACTTGTTGGGCAAGTTGAAGGGCAAGGAAAACGCTCCAGGTGCCGGAGGATATTAA
- a CDS encoding predicted protein, which produces MSYDDKFDSSLDLLRRLDPRTISANLNSVCSLIQNGSDDNEEVVQDLLSSVDTPLQVRKCVQSGKSYLCCDYNRDGDSYRSPWSNKYYPSPNGDDDIPPPYPSDLLRQLELKANDSFDVYRDLYYEGSGISSVYLWDSAEDDEPDSLTDGFAGVVLFKKETDDGSGKWDSIHVFEVVPVSANSFSYKLTSTVILDLQNKQTSSLSLSGNLTRQLETSATAELDSGLNLETNHLIQLGQLVEKSEYNIRNLLQEVYFDKLKDIMLKDLRSVGEISDKKLEDLRQSEMIKGLQSL; this is translated from the coding sequence ATGTCGTATGATGACAAATTCGATTCGTCATTGGATTTATTGAGAAGATTGGATCCCAGGACCATTCTGGCCAATCTCAATAGTGTCTGTAGTCTTATTCAGAATGGCTCGGACGATAACGAAGAAGTAGTCCAGGACTTGCTTTCATCCGTAGACACTCCGTTGCAGGTGAGAAAATGCGTACAGTCGGGAAAGCTGTATCTTTGCTGCGACTATAACAGAGACGGAGATAGTTATAGATCTCCCTGGTCCAACAAATACTATCCTCTGCCAAATGGAGATGATGATATACCTCCTCCATATCCGCTGGATTTGTTGAGACAGTTGGAATTAAAGGCCAATGATAGTTTTGATGTGTACCGGGACTTGTACTATGAAGGCTCGGGTATAAGCTCCGTGTATCTCTGGGACTCGGCGGAAGACGACGAGCCCGATTCATTGACTGATGGGTTTGCTGGTGTCgtattgttcaagaaggaaaccGATGATGGATCGGGCAAATGGGACTCTATCCATGTGTTTGAGGTTGTTCCAGTATCTGCTAACAGCTTCTCGTACAAATTGACCAGTACGGTGATACTTGATTTGCAGAACAAACAAACTTCCTCGTTGTCCTTGTCAGGCAATTTGACCAGACAGTTGGAAACGTCGGCCACAGCTGAATTGGACAGTGGTTTGAATCTTGAAACGAATCACTTGATCCAATTGGGGCAATTGGTCGAAAAGTCGGAGTACAATATCAGAAACTTGTTGCAGGAAGTTTActttgacaagttgaaagatATCATGCTTAAGGATTTGAGATCCGTTGGCGAAATCAGcgacaagaagttggaggACTTGAGACAGTCGGAGATGATCAAAGGTTTGCAAAGCTTGTaa
- the SRB2 gene encoding RNA polymerase II holoenzyme/mediator subunit produces the protein MVSAVLLIQKATPETITQFHDQLSNELPTLRGKWNFNFKIFRNNPYSIPQELAETATVAPESKWLYTLSPSYLSDSSISLINGKSVGVFTNLIKEEAGEHGHSVELSIPNSHLHKGATTDLNDPFDFFVAQKLQSLWTQRQLIRGDGGRIYELENGNLTIRTSNVFLHGNFRGLLVQIEINQNLCNVDDVSSFASTFETIRNKYGIPAGDLSCEVLDPKRLDTYADLIYQYSKILNF, from the exons ATGGTCTCTGC CGTATTGCTCATCCAGAAGGCTACACCAGAAACCATTACCCAGTTCCATGACCAGCTTTCGAACGAGTTGCCTACTTTACGTGGCAagtggaacttcaacttcaagatcttcagaaacaatCCCTACTCGATTCCCCAGGAGTTGGCAGAAACAGCCACAGTAGCCCCAGAGTCCAAATGGCTCTACACGTTATCACCTTCATATTTAAGTGATTCTTCTATCAGTTTGATAAACGGGAAGTCGGTGGGTGTGTTCACCAACTTGATAAAGGAAGAGGCAGGCGAACACGGTCACAGCGTCGAATTGAGTATACCCAATTCCCATTTACACAAGGGAGCAACCACAGACTTGAACGATCCGTTCGATTTTTTCGTCGCTCAGAAGCTCCAAAGTTTATGGACACAACGTCAGTTGATAAGAGGTGACGGCGGGCGTATTTATGAGTTGGAAAACGGAAACTTGACTATAAGAACATCCAACGTCTTTTTACACGGTAACTTCAGAGGCTTATTGGTGCAAATAGAAATCAACCAAAACTTATGCAACGTTGATGACGTCTCCAGTTTCGCTTCGACATTTGAAACAATAAGAAATAAGTACGGAATTCCAGCCGGGGACCTTTCCTGTGAGGTCTTGGACCCGAAGCGTCTCGATACTTATGCTGATTTGATCTATCAGTACTCGAAGATCCTCAACTTCTga
- a CDS encoding predicted protein: protein MAEIDPSVSKWLKWVVVLLAARTPKPLHWASFLALHPLIRRTRIGLSDAESETTHRRLLKLSNSISCLLLYGATAENSSIPKDYVSIFLWINYYGKLNPPSAKNIVVSPKYSKYLKIDSYKSATLKKLYENKEFIVYPLIFAQILSNYLTPTKYKLNQRYLSSSIKKHILNPIWINYSLGVNSHYLDWSGLLRSYLFHNFVLFSLVGITSFKDRFLDKYYEIKYGIFNDNSSKSSLTLAKNYVAYVFHKANSFANFIYAPNLISILLISLTSPLLTYLSHPSLSPTSVQRFYANNMKYFFKTYTKVIGFIAAYATIFANDVGFIPDTGYDHKPEETENVRKISKSFLDGLSLYLFRLILLSKWRIAKENHPYFKFMNLASWRKLEAIIMCYGVYKVMNLNDYIHFNNKISTEEAEKLQNDPTIKVVDMVM from the exons ATGGCTGAAATCGACCCCTCTGTGTCCAAATGGCTCAAATGGGTCGTGGTTCTTCTTGCGGCTCGGACCCCCAAGCCGCTCCATTGGGCAAGTTTCCTTGCGCTTCATCCTTTGATCAGAAGGACG AGAATTGGACTCAGTGATGCCGAAAGCGAAACAACCCATAGACGTTTACTCAAGCTTTCCAACCTGATCTCgtgcttgttgttgtatGGAGCCACAGCCGAGAACTCATCTATTCCCAAGGACTATGTGCTGATTTTTCTCTGGATCAACTACTACGGAAAACTCAATCCTCCTTCAGCCAAAAACATCGTGGTTTCGCCCAAGTACTCCAAGTACCTCAAGATTGACTCGTATAAGTCGGCaacgttgaagaagttgtacgAAAACAAGGAGTTCATTGTCTATCCCCTTATCTTTGCTCAGATTCTCTCCAACTACTTGACTCCTACCAAAtacaagttgaaccaaCGGTACCTCTCGCTGCTGATCAAGAAACACATTTTGAACCCGATCTGGATCAACTATTCGTTAGGCGTGAATTCACactacttggactggcTGGGCCTCTTGCGTAGCTACCTCTTTCACAACTTTGTGTTGTTCCTGTTGGTAGGCATAACGAGTTTTAAAGACAGATTCTTGGACAAATACTACGAGATAAAGTATGGCATTTTCAACGATAACAGCTCTAAGAGCCTGTTGACCTTAGCAAAGAACTACGTGGCTTATGTTTTCCACAAGGCTAATTCTTTCGCCAACTTCATCTATGCTCCCAACTTGATATCAATATTGCTCATTTCGCTTACCTCTCCTCTCTTGACGTACTTGAGCCATCCTCTGCTTCTGCCCACATCTGTGCAGAGATTCTACGCCAACAACATgaagtacttcttcaaaacatACACCAAGGTGATTGGCTTTATAGCAGCGTACGCAACAATCTTTGCCAACGATGTGGGGTTCATACCAGACACAGGATACGACCACAAGCCTGAAGAGACCGAAAACGTAAGAAAgatttccaagtcgttCTTAGATGGGTTGTCGCTTTACTTGTTCCgtttgatattgttgtcGAAATGGAGAATCGCTAAGGAGAACCACCCctacttcaagttcatgaacttgGCTTCGTGGagaaaacttgaagctATCATCATGTGCTACGGTGTTTATAAGGTGATGAACCTCAACGATTACATCCATTTCAATAATAAAATCTCCACAGAGGAAGCAGAGAAGTTACAGAATGATCCCACGATAAAGGTGGTCGACATGGTCATGTAG
- the ELP2 gene encoding ELongator Protein 2 90kD subunit has WD40 repeats — MSHTTVITQEAIFVGANKQSQVADYNPNEDVVAFGASTNIALWNPLAKDGKGVYSTLKKHNKEITGIKFIPNSPFLVSVGEDSQINIWRRSQESYEIVQAFKDSDHSITALAVVNQNLFVTGCSDGYISIWSYGGEQEKFGLAHKFEVKSNFLPIALAIEQVDEEHNYLLAVGGTSPNVFVYTFVVSDSAAVENFTQSACLTGHEDWVRCLEFVTEEKNKNYILASGSQDRYIRLWRLKLNDCIDDSDEDESKLILLSNKQYKFNLSETSRGAISFEALIMGHDDWVTGLQWHPSYRGNGSKRKLQLLSSSADTALMVWEMDVESGIWVCVNRLGEMSIKGASTATGASGGFWSCLWFVDKGTNKQIILANGKTGSFRVYRELGEEAKSFEAVHGPTGATREITDIIWARGGEYFISTSLDQTSRLFAPWVQGRNHKTWHEFARPQIHGYDMICIDNINDSKYVSGGDEKVLRVFEMTNSISKLLKNLCDIDVVSESNQLPEAASLPVLGLSNKAANEQLEAGEDAQRQQDAEENNAVPEEKEDVLATLTSPPLEDHLQRYTLFPELEKLYGHGYELTCCATSPNGMLIASACKSNSAKHAIIRVFNVRKDYQQCQQVLEGHNLTITSLEFSSDGKYLLAVSRDRSFSLWKVSDESEGQFALVELNLKAHTRIIWDCSWAPANSYGQFFITCSRDKQIKLWNVGNDKVELVSVVKLAEAITSVSICKIGLFKNKLVAAIGLESGGISIYSVDLSDNTFEFKEVAKIDHLLTPSDRVTKLSFSNKIHDGQLKLAVGSNDCSVRLYSIEESIVA, encoded by the coding sequence ATGTCACATACAACTGTAATTACCCAGGAAGCCATTTTTGTTGGCGCCAACAAACAGTCCCAGGTGGCAGACTACAATCcaaatgaagatgttgtAGCCTTCGGAGCTTCCACCAACATAGCATTATGGAATCCCTTAGCCAAAGACGGCAAGGGTGTTTATTCTACGTTAAAGAAGCACAATAAGGAGATCACGGGTATTAAATTCATACCCAATTCGCCATTTTTGGTATCTGTAGGCGAAGACCTGCAAATCAAtatctggagaagaagtcagGAATCCTATGAGATAGTACAGGCTTTCAAAGACAGTGATCATTCCATTACCGCTTTGGCTGTAGTCAACCAAAATTTGTTTGTTACTGGCTGCTCAGACGGTTACATTAGCATCTGGTCATACGGAGGCGAACAAGAGAAGTTTGGATTGGCTCACAAGTTCGAGGTCAAGTCAAACTTCTTGCCTATAGCACTAGCCATTGAACAAGTGGATGAAGAACATAACTACTTGTTGGCTGTAGGAGGCACCAGCCCCAACGTGTTTGTATACACTTTTGTGGTTTCTGATTCCGCAGCCGTAGAAAACTTCACACAATCAGCCTGTTTGACAGGACATGAGGACTGGGTCAGATGTCTTGAATTTGTCACcgaagagaagaacaagaactacATTTTAGCATCCGGGTCGCAAGACAGATATATTCGTTTATGGCGACTCAAGCTCAACGACTGCATTGACGACtcagacgaagacgagCTGAAGTTGATACTCTTATCGAACAAACagtacaagttcaacttgagcGAAACATCTCGTGGAGCCATCAGTTTTGAAGCGTTAATCATGGGTCATGACGATTGGGTTACTGGACTACAATGGCATCCTTCCTACCGAGGAAATGGCTCAAAAAGGAAGTTGCAGTTGCTTTCTTCTAGTGCAGACACAGCCCTAATGGTATGGGAAATGGATGTAGAGTCTGGTATCTGGGTTTGCGTAAATAGATTGGGAGAGATGTCCATTAAAGGTGCTTCCACAGCCACCGGAGCTTCGGGTGGATTTTGGTCCTGTTTGTGGTTTGTAGACAAAGGAACCAACAAGCAGATCATTCTCGCTAATGGGAAGACTGGTTCTTTTAGAGTGTACAGAGAACTTGGTGAGGAGGCAAAATCTTTTGAAGCAGTGCATGGCCCCACTGGAGCTACCCGTGAAATCACCGATATAATATGGGCTAGAGGCGGTGAGTACTTCATCTCAACATCGCTTGATCAAACATCCAGATTGTTTGCACCATGGGTACAGGGCAGAAACCACAAGACATGGCACGAGTTTGCCAGACCTCAGATCCATGGCTACGACATGATTTGCATCGATAACATCAACGATTCCAAGTATGTTTCCGGTGGTGATGAGAAGGTACTCAGAGTATTTGAAATGACAAACTCCATTAGcaagctcttgaagaacttgtgTGACATCGACGTGGTTTCAGAGTCAAACCAGCTCCCAGAAGCTGCTTCATTGCCTGTTCTAGGTTTGTCTAACAAAGCAGCTAACgaacaacttgaagcaGGAGAGGATGCACAACGACAGCAAGATGCCGAAGAGAACAACGCAGTaccagaagagaaagaagatgtttTGGCCACGTTGACCAGTCCTCCTCTCGAAGaccatcttcaaagatatACACTCTTCCCCGAGCTCGAGAAGTTGTATGGCCATGGCTACGAATTGACCTGCTGTGCCACTAGTCCCAATGGAATGTTGATAGCCTCTGCTTGTAAGTCCAACTCCGCCAAGCATGCCATAATCAGAGTTTTCAATGTGCGAAAGGACTACCAACAGTGCCAACAAGTGTTGGAGGGTCACAACTTGACTATCACCAGTTTGGAATTCTCTTCAGATGGGAAGTACTTGCTTGCAGTTTCTAGAGATAGACTGTTCAGTTTATGGAAAGTAAGTGACGAAAGTGAAGGCCAATTTGCCTTGGTTGAGCTCAATCTTAAGGCACATACAAGAATCATCTGGGACTGCTCATGGGCTCCAGCCAATAGCTACGGTCAGTTCTTCATAACTTGTTCTCGTGACAAGCAGATCAAATTATGGAATGTTGGCAATGATAAAGTAGAGTTGGTTTCGGTTGTCAAGCTCGCCGAAGCTATCACCTCGGTTTCCATTTGCAAAATTGGTTTATTCAAGAATAAGTTGGTAGCGGCCATTGGTTTGGAGAGTGGAGGCATTTCGATCTACAGTGTAGATTTGAGCGATAATACGTTCGAGTTCAAGGAGGTGGCCAAGATAGACCATTTGTTAACGCCTTCTGATCGTGTGACCAAGTTGAGTTTCAGCAACAAGATCCATGATGGGCAATTGAAGCTTGCTGTGGGTAGTAATGATTGTTCTGTGAGGTTATACAGTATAGAAGAAAGTATAGTAGCATAA